The stretch of DNA CACGTGGTAACAGTAGACTCGCCTTTTACCGCCACCGAGGCCCTGCTCGAGCTGGAGTTGCTGGTGTCCAGCACCTGGGAAGATGACGCAGTTCGGCCTGGCCACGAAGTTGCCCAAGGTAACCCGGTTCAGCAGGTAATAGAGTCGGCTAAAGCCTGGGGGGCCGACCTGATCGTGATTGGGGTCAGTGGTCAGGGCGGCCAGGGCCTGGGTTCGGTAGCCGAAGGGCTGGTGCGGGCCTCGGCGATACCGGTGCTTACCGTGAGAGACCCCTAAAGGCAGGGCTGACAAAGGCCCATTGTGCTGCGCCAGATACTCAAGCAATTGCGCTTCGCGGCGCTCTAG from Meiothermus cerbereus DSM 11376 encodes:
- a CDS encoding universal stress protein, whose product is MFKKVLVATDFSPCAKRALELARASFPQAELRVIHVVTVDSPFTATEALLELELLVSSTWEDDAVRPGHEVAQGNPVQQVIESAKAWGADLIVIGVSGQGGQGLGSVAEGLVRASAIPVLTVRDP